A part of Balneola sp. genomic DNA contains:
- a CDS encoding ATP-binding protein → MKDEMEFYLQHTGNVEVSDMKRQDLKNLIATGESSFLEFKQKVASPEKIAREIAAFANTDGGKILIGVSDQGEIVGVESYMEEEFWLSQAIDDVCVPSPEINIQLISVSGRDVLLVDVKESDEKPIYLKGKKGRKVFVRREDESVLASDEWIEVLKSGSKEEGVTFEYGEKERLLFRFLNEYSDITVERFSILINTTTYTAAKILVNLVSAGVLDLFERDGVAHYTFSKKSA, encoded by the coding sequence ATGAAAGACGAGATGGAATTTTATTTACAGCATACCGGAAATGTTGAAGTTTCTGATATGAAAAGACAAGATCTTAAGAATCTGATCGCTACTGGAGAAAGCTCATTCCTGGAATTCAAGCAAAAGGTCGCTTCCCCCGAAAAAATAGCCAGAGAAATTGCTGCTTTTGCCAACACTGATGGAGGGAAGATTCTAATTGGAGTTTCTGATCAGGGAGAAATTGTAGGGGTGGAAAGCTATATGGAAGAAGAATTCTGGCTTTCTCAGGCAATAGACGATGTCTGTGTTCCTTCTCCCGAAATCAATATCCAATTAATTAGCGTGTCAGGAAGGGATGTGCTTTTAGTCGATGTAAAGGAATCTGATGAAAAGCCTATATACTTGAAAGGAAAGAAGGGAAGGAAGGTTTTCGTACGCCGTGAGGACGAAAGTGTACTGGCTTCAGATGAGTGGATTGAAGTCCTAAAAAGCGGGAGCAAAGAAGAGGGGGTTACTTTTGAATATGGAGAAAAGGAGCGTCTCTTATTTCGGTTTTTGAATGAGTATAGCGACATCACCGTAGAACGGTTTTCGATTTTAATAAATACAACTACCTATACCGCCGCTAAAATACTGGTGAATTTAGTAAGCGCAGGGGTATTGGATCTATTTGAACGCGATGGAGTAGCCCATTATACTTTTTCCAAGAAAAGTGCGTAA
- a CDS encoding iron-sulfur cluster assembly accessory protein codes for MSTKEDNLDDVIASLIDFEEEEFSTLEEKQELTGEPVTLTERAAKQVEKIKDGDSSHQNLYLRVAVEGGGCSGLSYKLGLDHRMDTDTVFESFGVELIVNPDHLLYLEGIEIDYPDGLDARGFTFDNPNAVDNCGCGTSFSI; via the coding sequence ATGAGCACAAAAGAAGACAATTTAGACGACGTAATTGCCTCACTGATTGATTTTGAGGAAGAGGAGTTCTCTACCTTGGAAGAGAAGCAGGAGCTAACAGGAGAACCTGTTACGCTTACCGAAAGAGCCGCTAAACAAGTGGAGAAGATCAAGGACGGAGATTCCAGCCACCAAAATCTGTATTTAAGAGTAGCTGTTGAAGGTGGTGGTTGTTCAGGACTAAGCTACAAGCTCGGGCTAGATCATAGGATGGACACAGATACTGTATTCGAAAGCTTTGGTGTAGAGCTTATTGTAAACCCAGATCATTTATTATATCTGGAAGGTATTGAGATTGATTATCCGGATGGATTAGACGCCCGCGGCTTTACCTTCGATAACCCTAATGCCGTAGACAACTGCGGTTGCGGGACTAGTTTTTCGATCTAG
- a CDS encoding NAD(P)/FAD-dependent oxidoreductase yields MAARVVIVGGGFAGIEVAKSLKGNDFKITIIDKSNHHLFQPLLYQIATAALSPGDIAVPIRSVFSKQRNVDVILGEVVAISKDDRSIQLADGDVIPFDYLILATGAKYNYFGNDEWEKYAPGLKSLDDAIRIRERILLSLEKAEKIPELEDRKPYLTFVVIGGGPTGVEMAGSIAEIAKRNMMRDYHNFHKNETTVYLVEAAGTVLNGYHEKLSESALNSLTKMGVQVILNSPVQDITKEGVHLKNHFIETPNVIWAAGVAGTSVLNQLNEDSDRTGRIKVNPDLSIPSDPNIFVLGDAAHFPDKDGTPLPGVAQPAIQQGRFVGKLLKGEQKGKERGAFKYNDKGIMATIGRAKAVADVNGFRLTGFFAWVLWGVVHIFFLIGFRNRFRVFAEWIWHYITFKRGVRLIAKKNVTEE; encoded by the coding sequence ATGGCTGCTCGAGTAGTAATAGTTGGTGGTGGATTTGCAGGTATAGAGGTTGCAAAGTCCTTGAAAGGAAATGATTTCAAAATCACCATTATTGATAAATCTAATCATCACCTCTTTCAACCCTTATTATACCAAATTGCTACTGCGGCTCTCTCTCCCGGTGATATAGCTGTGCCGATACGGTCGGTGTTTAGCAAGCAGAGAAATGTGGATGTGATTCTTGGTGAGGTTGTTGCAATTAGCAAAGACGACCGATCCATTCAACTCGCTGATGGCGATGTAATCCCTTTCGACTACCTCATTTTAGCTACAGGGGCCAAGTACAACTACTTTGGAAATGATGAATGGGAAAAATATGCGCCTGGGTTAAAATCACTAGATGACGCCATCCGAATTCGTGAACGTATTCTACTTTCACTCGAGAAAGCAGAGAAGATTCCGGAACTGGAAGATCGAAAGCCTTATCTCACCTTTGTAGTAATTGGTGGGGGACCAACGGGGGTAGAAATGGCGGGTTCTATTGCTGAAATTGCCAAGCGAAACATGATGCGCGATTACCACAACTTCCATAAAAACGAGACCACGGTGTATTTGGTGGAAGCAGCGGGCACGGTATTAAACGGATACCATGAAAAACTTTCGGAAAGCGCCTTGAATTCACTTACTAAAATGGGTGTACAGGTAATTTTGAATTCACCGGTTCAGGACATCACCAAAGAGGGGGTACATCTCAAAAACCATTTTATCGAAACTCCCAATGTAATCTGGGCTGCAGGAGTTGCTGGAACCTCAGTATTAAACCAGCTGAATGAAGATTCTGACAGAACCGGTCGGATAAAAGTTAACCCCGATCTTTCCATTCCTTCCGATCCTAATATTTTTGTTCTGGGAGACGCCGCTCATTTTCCTGATAAAGATGGAACGCCTCTTCCAGGTGTGGCTCAGCCTGCCATTCAACAAGGGCGTTTTGTAGGGAAGCTTCTGAAAGGTGAGCAGAAGGGTAAGGAGCGTGGTGCTTTTAAATATAACGATAAGGGTATCATGGCTACTATTGGTCGGGCTAAGGCTGTAGCCGATGTAAATGGTTTTAGATTAACTGGCTTTTTTGCGTGGGTGCTTTGGGGGGTCGTTCACATTTTCTTTTTGATTGGTTTTCGAAATAGATTTAGAGTATTCGCGGAATGGATTTGGCATTACATCACTTTTAAACGAGGGGTGCGGTTAATCGCCAAGAAGAATGTGACTGAGGAATGA
- the hslO gene encoding Hsp33 family molecular chaperone HslO, with translation MNREEYEFKDRLIKGITEDGHFKISVIKTSDVVKEAMERHQLSLLNTVLLGKALTAAMLLASELKKEERIQLRLDGNGPVGTILAEANSLGEMRGYVGSPSVELDYNDASVQIGDGIGEGILTFTKVLYNEAEPRTSSIQIVAGDITSDVAQYLAQSEQIPSAVLLDVGINEAGEVTEAGGILLQRLPDAPEGQIDMLQERLGSFPPIDQLLSDGQYIDEIMTKAISPIKVKELGRQLVDFFCRCSKERFMDALAMLSMDDLKELEGEGQEVACHYCNNRENISKEDIAQLITQAQAKLN, from the coding sequence ATGAATCGAGAGGAATACGAATTTAAAGACCGGCTTATCAAGGGAATTACTGAGGACGGGCATTTTAAGATTTCGGTAATAAAAACTTCTGATGTTGTAAAAGAAGCAATGGAACGACATCAGCTTTCATTATTAAACACAGTATTACTAGGTAAAGCTCTAACAGCTGCTATGCTGCTCGCTTCGGAACTAAAAAAAGAAGAGCGTATCCAACTTCGCCTTGATGGTAATGGTCCTGTTGGTACCATTTTAGCTGAGGCAAATAGCCTGGGAGAGATGCGGGGGTATGTTGGCAGTCCATCAGTTGAACTCGACTATAATGATGCTTCGGTACAAATTGGAGATGGTATTGGCGAAGGTATCCTGACATTTACAAAAGTGCTCTATAACGAAGCTGAACCAAGAACCTCCAGTATTCAGATTGTAGCAGGAGATATCACTTCTGATGTAGCTCAATATCTTGCTCAGTCTGAGCAAATACCTTCAGCAGTTCTTTTAGATGTTGGTATTAATGAAGCAGGAGAAGTTACAGAAGCAGGGGGCATACTTCTTCAACGCCTACCGGATGCGCCGGAGGGACAAATAGATATGCTTCAGGAGCGTCTCGGTTCCTTTCCTCCTATTGATCAGCTTTTGTCAGATGGACAATACATCGACGAGATTATGACTAAAGCAATCTCTCCGATTAAGGTAAAAGAGCTAGGCCGTCAACTGGTTGATTTCTTTTGCAGATGCTCCAAAGAGCGATTCATGGATGCCCTTGCTATGCTGAGCATGGATGATCTCAAAGAACTGGAAGGAGAAGGGCAGGAAGTGGCGTGCCACTACTGCAACAATAGAGAGAACATTTCGAAAGAAGACATCGCTCAATTAATAACTCAGGCACAAGCAAAACTAAACTAA
- a CDS encoding Glu/Leu/Phe/Val dehydrogenase has translation MLDTPVRETSVNSLDKEKFPVFSTLQEMEHEQVVICSDPEIGLKAIIAIHNTTLGPALGGTRMWMYQTEEEAMRDVLRLSRGMTYKSAISGLNLGGGKAVIIGDPHTDKNETLFRAFGRFVDGLAGRYITAEDVGMTVQDMEWIYSETKYVTGIPETLGGSGNPSPVTAYGVFMGVKACAKKAFGNDSLAGKKIALQGAGNVASFFAKRAADEGAKLFISDIYAEKANKLAEEVGGAVVSPDEIYGLDVDVFAPCALGGVVNDDTMDQFKCPIIAGGANNILDNEDVHGQMLVDRGIIYAPDYVINAGGVINISSELEGYNREQAMNQTAKIYDTTLNILSYSEDHNTPTHKASNILAEKRIADVARLKSKYSSKSHFSGRLGEMYMTDRR, from the coding sequence ATGCTAGACACCCCTGTTAGAGAAACTTCTGTGAATTCCCTCGATAAAGAAAAATTCCCTGTTTTTAGCACGCTTCAAGAAATGGAGCATGAGCAAGTTGTAATTTGTTCCGACCCCGAAATTGGGCTCAAGGCGATCATTGCTATCCATAATACCACATTGGGCCCCGCTCTTGGCGGTACACGAATGTGGATGTATCAAACGGAAGAAGAGGCTATGCGTGATGTACTTCGCCTCTCGAGAGGTATGACCTATAAATCTGCTATTTCAGGGTTAAACCTTGGTGGTGGTAAAGCAGTTATTATTGGAGATCCTCATACAGATAAAAATGAAACACTCTTTAGGGCATTTGGTCGCTTTGTAGATGGACTCGCCGGCCGATACATTACTGCAGAAGATGTAGGAATGACAGTTCAGGATATGGAATGGATTTATTCTGAAACCAAGTATGTAACCGGAATTCCTGAGACCCTGGGTGGAAGTGGAAATCCCTCTCCTGTCACTGCTTATGGAGTGTTTATGGGAGTGAAGGCCTGTGCTAAAAAAGCTTTTGGCAACGATTCTCTGGCAGGGAAAAAGATTGCTCTTCAGGGCGCCGGAAATGTGGCTTCTTTTTTTGCTAAGCGCGCAGCCGATGAGGGCGCTAAATTATTTATTTCCGACATCTACGCTGAAAAAGCCAATAAGCTGGCTGAGGAAGTAGGCGGAGCCGTTGTTTCTCCGGACGAAATCTATGGACTGGATGTGGATGTATTTGCCCCTTGCGCCCTTGGTGGTGTGGTTAATGATGACACCATGGATCAGTTTAAGTGCCCTATAATAGCAGGAGGTGCTAACAATATCCTGGATAATGAAGACGTACATGGGCAAATGCTTGTTGATCGTGGAATCATCTACGCTCCTGATTATGTAATTAATGCCGGTGGAGTCATCAACATTTCCAGTGAACTGGAAGGATATAATCGTGAGCAGGCCATGAATCAGACCGCAAAAATTTATGATACTACCCTGAATATCCTTAGCTATTCTGAGGACCATAATACTCCAACACATAAGGCATCCAACATTCTTGCTGAAAAGCGAATTGCAGATGTGGCTCGCTTGAAATCTAAGTACTCCTCCAAAAGCCATTTCTCAGGAAGACTCGGCGAAATGTATATGACAGACCGCCGTTAA
- the recJ gene encoding single-stranded-DNA-specific exonuclease RecJ: MSFRWVYAQPEQKERVPVLQQALGVPEKIAHLLAIRGIENYDDAKTFFRPTIDLLYDPFLMKDMDKGAERLALAIRKSEKVLVYGDYDVDGTTATACLYTFLQEFGVDADYYIPHRFKEGYGINPEGIQYAESVGAKLIVSVDCGITAIEEAEEMKAKGMELIICDHHTVGDSIPDAVAVLDPKRPDCTYPFDGLSGAGVGFKLIQGTLERLGLPGSIANKFLDLVAISIASDIVPIIDENRILMKAGLQMIQSSPRVGIKALMELIKMPIEDINTSKIVFSIGPRINAAGRMGDASAAVKLMVADSYEEARLLAHELESINLKRRDKDTLTMEEAMNQIHDVLDMDEISTLVLYKEDWHLGVIGIVASRLVDMFHRPAIMLSNVEGKIKGSARSIKGFNIYNALKQCEDLLEQFGGHEFAAGLTLEEKNLSEFRRRVNQIAYQGLSESNFEPEISIDSKLNFAEIDMKFWKLLSQFKPFGPSNLRPVFVSEGVQVVGIPSVVGNGHLKMKVKQNGSGVFDTIGFNMHEYLPSIRGGETFDIAYVLEENFWNGRRTLQIRLKDIHLS, from the coding sequence ATGTCATTCCGCTGGGTGTACGCACAGCCGGAGCAGAAGGAACGCGTGCCTGTATTGCAGCAGGCGCTCGGAGTTCCGGAAAAAATAGCCCATTTGCTGGCTATTCGTGGCATAGAAAATTATGATGATGCAAAGACTTTTTTCAGACCTACAATAGATCTTCTATATGATCCTTTTTTAATGAAGGACATGGACAAAGGTGCTGAGCGCCTTGCGTTGGCTATTCGTAAAAGCGAAAAAGTGCTGGTGTATGGAGATTATGATGTTGACGGAACCACAGCAACAGCATGTCTGTACACCTTTTTGCAGGAATTCGGAGTGGATGCCGATTACTATATCCCTCATCGATTCAAGGAGGGGTACGGGATTAATCCGGAGGGTATTCAATACGCCGAAAGTGTAGGGGCCAAACTGATCGTCTCCGTTGATTGCGGCATTACAGCCATCGAAGAAGCAGAAGAAATGAAGGCCAAAGGAATGGAGCTGATTATCTGCGATCACCATACCGTAGGTGATTCAATTCCTGATGCCGTAGCTGTACTTGACCCAAAGCGCCCTGATTGTACCTATCCTTTTGATGGCCTGTCGGGAGCCGGGGTTGGATTCAAGCTGATTCAAGGAACCCTGGAGCGATTAGGCCTTCCAGGTAGCATAGCCAACAAGTTTTTAGACCTGGTGGCGATCTCTATCGCTTCTGATATCGTGCCTATTATAGACGAGAACCGCATTTTGATGAAAGCCGGACTTCAGATGATTCAGAGCTCTCCCCGCGTGGGAATTAAAGCCTTGATGGAGCTCATTAAAATGCCAATAGAGGATATTAACACCTCAAAAATTGTGTTTTCTATTGGCCCGAGAATTAACGCGGCCGGTCGAATGGGTGATGCAAGCGCTGCTGTAAAACTAATGGTGGCCGATTCCTATGAGGAAGCCCGGCTGTTGGCCCATGAGCTAGAGTCCATCAACCTGAAAAGGAGAGATAAGGATACTCTTACGATGGAAGAGGCAATGAACCAGATTCATGATGTACTGGATATGGATGAGATCTCTACCCTGGTGTTGTATAAAGAAGATTGGCATCTTGGGGTTATCGGGATTGTGGCTTCCAGGTTAGTGGATATGTTCCATCGCCCGGCAATCATGCTGAGTAATGTAGAAGGCAAAATCAAAGGCTCGGCCCGAAGTATTAAGGGCTTCAATATTTACAATGCACTTAAACAGTGCGAAGATTTACTGGAGCAATTTGGAGGACACGAATTTGCTGCAGGCTTGACTCTTGAAGAAAAAAACCTTTCTGAATTCCGCCGAAGAGTAAATCAAATTGCATATCAAGGGTTGTCAGAGTCTAATTTTGAGCCAGAAATCTCCATCGACTCCAAGCTCAATTTTGCTGAAATAGATATGAAGTTTTGGAAGCTCCTATCCCAGTTTAAACCTTTTGGGCCCTCGAACCTTCGCCCGGTATTTGTTTCAGAAGGCGTGCAGGTAGTGGGAATTCCTTCAGTGGTAGGTAATGGTCATCTTAAAATGAAAGTGAAGCAAAACGGATCCGGGGTGTTCGATACTATCGGTTTTAATATGCATGAATACCTGCCCTCCATTCGTGGCGGCGAAACCTTTGATATTGCTTATGTATTGGAAGAGAATTTCTGGAATGGCCGGCGTACCCTGCAGATACGTTTGAAAGATATCCATCTTTCTTAA
- a CDS encoding nucleotidyl transferase AbiEii/AbiGii toxin family protein, translated as MSAWFELPDDRKKLIFEQTGARLGLPPAAVEKDWWVTLTLQSIFELPLADRIVFKGGTSLSKGWNLIQRFSEDIDLAIDRESFGFAGSLGKKKITKLRKTIRNFVLEEFTPTLEEKLKEKGADVTLQVNPNPNSDADPSKIEIQYPELTDRVSYLPPRVLVELSARSLFEPFEGRIIGPIINPMLDSVGLKFLEFEVPCVLPQRTFLEKIFLLHEEFQRNEEELRAERLSRHLYDLHKMMDENLATSALQDEELYKGIIAHRGQFTRLAGIDYTNHLPGNVNLIPPPKVIALWEADYRAMQENMIQEDSVSFGQLMKRMEQLMERVNAIKF; from the coding sequence ATGAGTGCGTGGTTTGAATTACCCGATGACCGAAAGAAGCTAATATTTGAACAAACAGGTGCCCGGTTAGGATTGCCACCAGCCGCAGTAGAAAAAGACTGGTGGGTTACCCTTACTCTTCAATCTATTTTCGAGCTCCCGTTAGCTGATCGAATTGTATTTAAAGGAGGAACTTCATTAAGCAAAGGCTGGAACCTTATTCAGCGATTTTCAGAAGACATCGATCTGGCTATTGATAGAGAGTCATTTGGTTTTGCCGGAAGCTTAGGAAAAAAGAAAATAACCAAGCTCAGGAAAACGATCCGAAACTTTGTTTTGGAAGAATTCACACCGACTCTGGAAGAGAAACTTAAAGAGAAAGGTGCGGATGTAACATTACAAGTAAACCCAAACCCGAATTCAGATGCCGACCCATCCAAAATAGAAATTCAATACCCAGAATTAACAGATAGAGTTTCGTATCTGCCTCCCAGAGTGTTAGTAGAGCTGAGTGCCCGATCGTTGTTTGAGCCTTTTGAAGGCAGAATAATAGGCCCGATTATTAACCCAATGTTGGATTCTGTGGGATTGAAGTTCCTTGAATTTGAAGTTCCCTGTGTATTACCACAAAGAACCTTTTTGGAGAAAATATTTCTGCTTCATGAAGAGTTTCAACGGAATGAAGAAGAATTAAGGGCGGAGAGGCTTAGCAGGCATTTATATGATCTTCACAAAATGATGGATGAGAACCTGGCCACATCTGCTCTACAAGATGAAGAATTATACAAAGGAATAATTGCTCATCGGGGGCAATTTACAAGATTAGCCGGCATTGATTATACAAATCATCTTCCGGGCAATGTAAATCTTATTCCTCCTCCAAAAGTAATAGCTCTTTGGGAAGCAGATTACCGGGCGATGCAGGAGAACATGATTCAAGAGGATTCGGTGTCATTCGGGCAGCTAATGAAGCGAATGGAACAATTAATGGAAAGAGTGAACGCGATAAAATTTTAG
- a CDS encoding efflux RND transporter periplasmic adaptor subunit: MKNLRTYIVYAAVGISGILIGALLFSGGSEPQSLDEHIAEAHTNEDGEIIYTCSMHPQIRQSEPGNCPICSMTLIPVDDNSSEADPNSLVMSQAAMQLAEIETSPVIKSTAISTLRLPGKVAVNQRKSSAISSHIPGRIIDLYVDFKGDYIEEGEPVASIYSPELIAAQQELFETAKYKEQNPTLYQSARRKLELWELPLATIDEIEAENMVMESVDIVSPVSGYVQEINVQRQKHVMEGSLMYEVADLSSVWVMFDAFESNVSVLEVGQKLEFTTPSYPGQSFSGTVDYIDPVIQNSSRSLQFRVEADNEDLRLKPNMLVEGILNAQISEADQLLIPTSAVLWTGTRSVVFVQERGTSEPTFSAREITLGERVGDHYIVIEGLQEGELVVTNGAFKLDSAAQLADKLSMMNRNSETNTTQPEPEHEHHMMMMEMAEVNEDFRDQLVLVISEYLELKNNLVQSNPGAVAASAQQVLSSLNALDMELLDGEDHMEWMSEFPALKTSTESILSSSSLEEQRSSFRDLSAQLIETVKYFQIQGVYYEQFCPMTNNGAGAYWLSEQEEIANPYLGEDMSHCGETIVWLEF; the protein is encoded by the coding sequence ATGAAAAACCTAAGAACTTATATTGTTTATGCGGCTGTTGGTATTAGTGGAATCCTGATTGGCGCGTTGCTATTTAGTGGGGGATCAGAGCCCCAAAGCCTGGATGAACATATTGCAGAAGCGCATACCAATGAGGATGGAGAGATAATCTACACGTGTAGCATGCACCCTCAAATCCGGCAATCAGAACCTGGCAACTGCCCTATTTGTAGTATGACTCTCATTCCAGTTGATGATAATTCTTCAGAAGCTGATCCGAATAGTTTGGTAATGAGCCAGGCTGCCATGCAACTTGCCGAGATCGAAACCTCTCCGGTCATTAAGTCCACTGCAATTTCCACACTTCGACTACCCGGTAAAGTAGCCGTGAATCAGAGGAAGAGTTCTGCTATTTCTTCCCATATTCCCGGCAGAATTATTGATTTATATGTGGATTTCAAAGGGGATTATATAGAAGAAGGCGAACCAGTAGCCTCTATTTACTCACCCGAGTTAATTGCCGCCCAGCAGGAGTTATTTGAGACTGCTAAATACAAAGAACAGAACCCTACTCTGTATCAATCTGCGCGAAGGAAACTGGAGCTTTGGGAACTCCCGCTTGCTACCATCGACGAAATTGAAGCGGAAAACATGGTCATGGAGAGTGTGGACATTGTTTCCCCAGTATCCGGTTATGTTCAGGAAATAAATGTACAACGACAAAAACACGTAATGGAAGGCTCCTTGATGTATGAGGTGGCCGATTTATCCTCGGTATGGGTGATGTTCGATGCCTTTGAGTCGAATGTATCGGTTCTCGAAGTTGGTCAGAAGCTAGAATTCACCACCCCCTCTTATCCCGGACAAAGCTTTTCAGGGACGGTGGATTATATAGATCCTGTTATCCAGAACTCTTCCCGGTCTTTACAATTCCGTGTTGAAGCAGATAACGAAGACCTCCGACTAAAACCAAATATGCTGGTAGAAGGAATTTTGAATGCACAAATAAGTGAGGCCGATCAACTATTAATCCCCACTTCTGCTGTTCTTTGGACGGGCACCAGGTCGGTAGTATTTGTGCAGGAACGTGGTACTTCAGAGCCTACCTTTTCAGCCCGGGAAATTACCCTTGGGGAGCGAGTAGGAGATCATTATATCGTGATAGAAGGTTTGCAAGAAGGAGAACTTGTTGTGACCAACGGCGCGTTCAAATTAGACAGTGCTGCCCAGCTAGCGGACAAGCTTAGCATGATGAATAGAAATTCTGAAACGAATACAACACAACCTGAACCTGAACATGAGCATCACATGATGATGATGGAAATGGCCGAAGTAAATGAAGATTTCCGCGATCAGTTAGTATTAGTAATCTCCGAATACCTGGAGCTTAAAAATAACCTGGTACAATCAAATCCCGGAGCGGTAGCTGCATCAGCACAACAAGTTCTTAGTTCTCTTAATGCCTTGGATATGGAGCTGTTGGATGGTGAAGATCACATGGAGTGGATGAGTGAATTCCCAGCTCTTAAAACGAGTACAGAATCCATTTTAAGTTCCTCTTCTCTTGAAGAGCAACGAAGCTCTTTTAGAGACTTGTCTGCTCAACTCATCGAAACCGTTAAATACTTCCAAATTCAGGGGGTGTATTACGAACAGTTCTGCCCCATGACTAATAATGGAGCCGGCGCTTACTGGCTAAGCGAACAAGAAGAAATTGCCAATCCCTATCTCGGTGAAGATATGAGCCATTGTGGGGAGACGATAGTGTGGTTGGAGTTTTGA
- a CDS encoding TolC family protein — translation MKQISPSLFLSILLLLSALPMSTFGQTLEEYQEEAARNNPELRASFNEYQAALQKAPQVSSLPDPDLSFAYFVSPIETRLGPQRLRISATQMFPWFGSLKDHETKSVLNAKARFEVFQEQRNRIFHNMEVLWSELYTVQEQIHLVNENLEIVNTLVNTSLRKYETGLVPQVDVLRAQIEQEDLKTKIQLLEDNKRLLVIQFNELRNVDPSENINTPDTLSLHSFDSFNEEAWLEQVHSRNPNLNQLRYRESAAETSIEIAENVGRLSFGVGLDYIATGERDDVTSLTDNGKDAMVVRLNIKVPLFRKKYQAKVEEASLIHSAAQYNTMHLENQLETSFYTALRDLEDARRRYELYTEQQIYRVEQAVNVLLQSYVSDNLQFEEILRLERRLFSYQFERIKAEADEFRAFSYLRYLSGEQNTSPEDINY, via the coding sequence ATGAAACAGATATCCCCATCCCTTTTCTTATCTATCTTACTTTTACTTAGTGCGTTACCCATGAGCACCTTTGGGCAAACGCTGGAAGAATACCAGGAAGAAGCTGCTCGAAATAATCCTGAATTAAGAGCTTCTTTTAATGAATATCAGGCTGCACTTCAGAAAGCACCTCAAGTAAGTTCCTTGCCAGACCCTGACTTGAGCTTCGCTTATTTTGTAAGCCCCATAGAAACCCGGCTTGGCCCTCAACGCCTGCGGATATCGGCTACCCAGATGTTTCCCTGGTTTGGGTCACTTAAAGATCATGAGACCAAAAGTGTACTAAATGCCAAAGCCCGATTTGAAGTTTTCCAGGAACAAAGAAATCGAATCTTTCACAATATGGAAGTGCTCTGGTCAGAACTTTATACTGTTCAGGAGCAAATACATCTGGTGAATGAAAACCTTGAAATCGTAAACACTCTGGTGAATACCAGTTTGAGGAAATATGAAACCGGGTTAGTACCTCAGGTTGATGTGCTTCGTGCACAAATTGAGCAGGAAGATCTGAAAACCAAAATTCAGCTACTCGAAGATAATAAGCGCTTGTTGGTCATTCAGTTTAATGAACTTCGAAATGTTGATCCTTCCGAGAACATTAATACACCCGATACCCTATCCCTCCACTCCTTTGATTCATTCAATGAAGAGGCCTGGCTGGAACAGGTACATTCAAGGAACCCTAACCTGAATCAGCTGAGGTATAGAGAGAGTGCTGCCGAAACGAGTATTGAGATCGCCGAAAATGTTGGAAGACTTTCTTTTGGTGTAGGGCTGGATTATATAGCCACTGGAGAACGAGATGATGTTACTTCCCTAACCGATAATGGAAAGGATGCTATGGTGGTTCGGTTGAATATTAAAGTCCCTTTGTTCCGAAAGAAATATCAGGCTAAGGTAGAAGAAGCCTCGCTTATACATTCTGCCGCCCAATACAATACCATGCACTTAGAGAACCAACTTGAAACGAGTTTCTATACGGCATTAAGAGACTTAGAAGATGCCAGGCGACGATATGAGCTCTATACTGAACAGCAGATTTACCGGGTTGAACAAGCAGTGAATGTACTCCTTCAGTCCTATGTATCCGATAACCTGCAATTCGAAGAAATTTTAAGGCTTGAGCGACGACTTTTTTCTTATCAATTCGAGCGAATAAAAGCCGAAGCGGATGAGTTCCGGGCTTTTAGCTATTTACGCTACTTAAGCGGCGAACAAAACACCTCTCCTGAAGACATTAACTATTGA